The following proteins come from a genomic window of Paenibacillus spongiae:
- a CDS encoding ABC transporter permease translates to MGVDAIWSARAKAFWRDSSPYLRYMAQSGVPLVAALLFLTGASFYTSFIHRVPPDFPYTLVGTLLLLPFICWSPMRTWLSEADIVFLMPRENEMDRYIRRSFRYNLIPGVILASIVFLVFSLLYVQGPGLLPWYLMLVVVVLLKLLNAAGAWRDRRLAWTHARRGMRLLRWAVTGVCLAAWLQTAPWMAALLTAAAAALMVLLYGRLNSYRFPWLTLIREETRTKRRYMVFFSAFTDVPSESAQVSARRYLTWIIRRLTYRNENTFVYLYAHTLLRTELGGIVLRLTALGMLSGWLAAYSGLWSGWGTAGVYLLFVWLTGLQLSSLTQSHRYSVWRHVYPLPEQSRLQAVLRVDRVASLVCAAVLWLPLILLLPRQGYIAAAITGALLGVVYILWMRPGGLKRKFTADLEED, encoded by the coding sequence ATGGGGGTTGATGCGATTTGGAGCGCAAGGGCAAAGGCGTTCTGGCGGGATTCGTCACCCTATCTGCGCTATATGGCCCAAAGCGGTGTACCGCTTGTTGCGGCCTTGCTGTTTCTTACCGGAGCAAGCTTCTACACGTCGTTTATTCACCGTGTGCCGCCCGATTTTCCGTACACGCTTGTAGGTACGCTGTTACTGCTGCCTTTCATCTGCTGGAGCCCGATGCGGACTTGGCTCAGCGAAGCGGATATCGTGTTCCTGATGCCGCGCGAGAATGAGATGGACCGATATATTAGGCGGTCATTCCGGTATAATCTAATTCCAGGCGTTATTCTGGCTTCAATCGTGTTCCTGGTTTTCTCGCTTCTATATGTGCAAGGACCGGGACTGCTGCCATGGTATCTGATGCTGGTGGTCGTCGTCTTGCTTAAGCTGCTGAATGCCGCAGGCGCCTGGCGGGATCGTCGTCTGGCCTGGACCCATGCCCGCCGCGGTATGCGCCTGCTCCGCTGGGCGGTGACGGGGGTGTGCCTGGCGGCTTGGCTGCAGACTGCGCCTTGGATGGCCGCGCTCTTGACCGCAGCAGCTGCGGCTCTTATGGTGCTGCTGTATGGTCGATTGAACAGCTACAGGTTTCCTTGGTTGACGCTCATTCGTGAAGAAACGCGGACGAAGCGGAGGTACATGGTCTTCTTCAGCGCCTTTACGGACGTTCCTTCCGAATCGGCGCAGGTGTCCGCGCGGCGGTATTTGACCTGGATCATACGGCGGCTGACTTACCGCAATGAGAATACGTTTGTCTATCTTTACGCGCATACGCTTCTGCGAACGGAGCTCGGCGGGATCGTGCTGCGGTTAACCGCGCTTGGCATGTTGTCCGGGTGGCTCGCCGCCTATTCCGGGCTCTGGTCAGGCTGGGGAACAGCGGGGGTCTACTTGTTGTTCGTGTGGCTAACCGGACTGCAGCTTAGTTCGTTGACGCAATCCCACCGGTATTCGGTATGGCGGCATGTGTATCCGCTGCCGGAGCAGTCGCGGCTGCAGGCCGTTCTGCGGGTCGACCGGGTAGCATCGCTCGTATGTGCCGCCGTATTGTGGCTGCCGCTTATTCTGCTGCTGCCACGGCAGGGATATATCGCTGCCGCAATTACGGGTGCGCTCCTAGGCGTCGTCTATATTCTATGGATGAGGCCGGGAGGGCTGAAGCGGAAATTCACTGCGGATTTGGAAGAGGATTAA
- a CDS encoding ABC transporter ATP-binding protein, translating into MNPVLEVRNLTGGYSPRRPVLHGLSFQVEPGEMVGLIGLNGAGKSTAIKHILGLMQAHEGEVRVQGQTLGQEPGQYRSAIAYVPETPLLFDELTVEEHLHLTGMAYNVEESRYSDLTANLLDDFYMTPKRSAFAAHLSKGMRQKVMIMNALLARPPLYIIDEPFLGLDPLGIRSLLDKLVEVKREGAAIFMSSHILSTVETYCDRFIVLHHGKIIAQGSLSDIRSAAGMPSDNGTLEEAFYRLTADGGPHGG; encoded by the coding sequence ATGAATCCGGTATTAGAGGTTCGCAATTTGACGGGGGGCTACAGCCCCCGCAGACCTGTGCTGCACGGCTTGTCATTCCAAGTGGAGCCCGGCGAGATGGTCGGGTTGATCGGCTTGAATGGAGCGGGCAAAAGCACGGCAATTAAGCATATTCTGGGGCTCATGCAGGCGCATGAGGGAGAAGTCCGCGTTCAAGGTCAAACATTAGGCCAGGAACCGGGACAGTATCGCAGCGCCATCGCTTACGTACCTGAAACACCGTTGTTGTTCGACGAGCTTACCGTAGAGGAGCATCTTCACTTGACCGGCATGGCATACAATGTGGAAGAGTCCCGATATTCGGACCTTACCGCGAATCTGCTGGACGATTTCTACATGACGCCAAAGCGAAGCGCGTTCGCCGCGCATCTCTCGAAAGGGATGCGTCAGAAGGTGATGATCATGAATGCGCTGCTTGCCCGTCCGCCGCTCTATATTATCGACGAGCCGTTTCTGGGGCTGGATCCGCTTGGAATCCGGTCGCTGCTGGACAAGCTTGTCGAGGTGAAGCGGGAAGGCGCGGCGATCTTCATGAGCTCGCATATTTTGTCGACCGTCGAAACGTATTGCGACCGCTTTATCGTGCTGCATCATGGGAAGATCATTGCTCAGGGCTCGCTGAGCGATATCCGCTCGGCAGCCGGGATGCCGAGCGATAACGGCACGCTGGAGGAAGCATTCTACCGGCTTACCGCGGATGGTGGACCGCATGGGGGTTGA